GTGTGCACGCGCCAGGAGAGTTGTCCTCGTGCCATGAAGAGCCAATGAGAGACCACATACGAAATGAGGAGCCGGCCGAGTGCACGGACCATATCTTCAGActtggacgaggagcgTTCTGCAAACCTACGTAGCGCCTACATCACCCCTGCACTTGGCATTGTTTCAAAGCACGCGTTCTCCTAGGGAAAGCGCCGCCCTGCCAATCAAGTTCTCTCTCACTCTACATCTCAGGGCGGGCGTAGAACCGATCGGCCGAACGCAGGGGCCACATCACACCATATCCCAGCCCCGTTGCGTGAATAAGCTATGGATTTGAAACGCTGGGGGCTAAGATAAAAGAAGCTTTTTATAGTCTCCTGGATAGGCCCATTGCCGGCCATGCCGCGTATACTCCAGCCTGGCGAGTTTGAGCAGTCGCTAGACGAGAGCGACGGCTTTCGGACGGACTCTTCGCTCGATGGCTTGGACGACGAGAAGCGCGAGAAAGCGAGCGCGGAGCTGTCCGACTTTCACATCTTTCAGAACAATACCCTAGTCGACCACTGGGCTGGTGTCTATGACAAGTCCGAGTACGAAGGGCGGCACCGGTTCGACCCCTCCTTTACGTGGACCAAGCAAgaagagcgcgagctggtaTGGAAATTGGATACGCGGCTGATGCTGCTTGTGTGGGTCATGTTCTTTTCGCTGGACCTGGTGCGGCACAATCTGAATCGGTCGCTTGCGAGTCGCAGCGAGAAGCACGGGGGAAATATCTTGGAAGAAGTGGGCCTCTCTCAAAACGATATCAACCATGGCATGCTGGCGTTTTACCTGTCGTTCCTGTGCATGGAGCTTCCGTCTGGCCTGATTTCCAAGCGGCTCGGTCCCGAGGTATGGGTGCCTACGCAGATCATTGCGTGGTCCATCGTGTGTGCGTGCCAGTCGGCCATCACGAACAAGGCTGGCTTTTACATTACACGCGTCTTTCTCGGCATCACGCAGGGCGGTTTTATTCCGGACATGTGCCTGTACCTCACCTACTTTTACACGTCCAAAGAGATGAATGTGCGCATGAGCTTCTTTTATACGGTGCTTGGCGCGTCGCAAATCATCGGCTCGTTTCTGTCGGTCGGCTTTATGCAGCTGAATGGCCTCAATGGCTGGGCGGGCTGGCGCTacctctttgcgctggATTCGGTCATTTCCGGCGTGATTGGCCTGCTGGCCATCTTTTTGATGCCAGCGACCATTAcgaagacgacgacgtTTGCGATCCGCAAGCCGTGGTTTACCGACCGCGAGGAAAAGATCCTCGTGaaccgcctgctgcgcgacgacccCACCAAAGGCGACATGAACAACCACCAGTCGGTCACCTGGCGCGGCCTCTGGAACTGTCTGAAGGACTACGACGGCTGGGTCATTTACGCACTCGCGTTCCTCGTGCTGATCCCCTACCAGCCCCCCCAGACCTACCTGTCGTATATTCTGAGCGACCTAGGCTTCAATACGCTGATGAGCAACTTGCTTGCGATCCCCGGCATGGTGCTCTTTATGGCCAACGCGCTGTGgatggcgcagctcgcgacACGCTTCCGCGCCCGCGCATGGACCTCGGCGCTGACCAACGCGTGGGTATTTCcgtgcctcgtcgcgctcctgtGTATTCCGCAGAAGCAGGACTACTACTGGAACTGGGTGCGCTACGGCCTCTACAGCCTCGTCACCGCCGTGCCCTATCCCCTGCCGAGCATTGTCGGCTGGGTCTCGGAGAATGCGTACTCTGTGCAGACCCGCACGATCTCGCTCTGCTTTCTGAATATCACGGCCCAGATCGGCTCGATCGCAGCGACATTTGTGTACACCGACGGCGACCAGCCGTTCTACCTGCGCGGCAACACGGCCATGGCCGTATTGGCCGGCGTCTCGGTCGTGCAGTGCGTGCTGACGCCGCTCTACTTTACCGCGCGGAATCGGTACAAGGCGAAAAAGTGGGCACAGCTCTCCCCAgacgagcagcaggccTACGCGGTGCACTCGCGCGACTTTGGGCCCCGCCGCCTCGatacgcgcctcgcgacATAAATAGCTGCACGGACTCTTACCTCCACATAACATGCCCCGCGTAAAGCGCGAAGGGAGCGaagaggcgcgtgcgccgaagcgcgtACGGGGCAAGAACCGGACGGGCGGCGATgtcgcgtcgctgctgaAGCTGCATGGCATCcaggcgcgtgcggtgGTGAATGTCGCGTGGCCGGAGGccgggcgtgcgtcgctcgtcgagACCGACGTCGGGCCCGAGGCCGCGTTTCTGGCACGGACACCGACGCGCGacaagctcgtcgacgtggcGTGGCGCCCTCCGGTGCACTGGAACGCATGGCAGGAGACGCCGGAgccggtgcggcggcgcatggagctgcgcaatgcGGCGCCGATCCCGTTATCGGTCGggagcgaggcggtgcaccTGGCGCCGTACGAGGCCGTGTCGCTGCGTACGTCGGTCGACCTACTCACCCAGCGGACCCCAAGAGCGACCGAAAAGTGCACTTGCTTGATACCGGCGGGCATATCTACGACATGGCGtgggcgccgcaggccgaCGCAGACAGTACGTGCTCCAGCTCACCAGACGCCGAATGGCTCGCcattgcgcgtgcgccggaccgcacgacgcgctccctggtcgacgcgccgctgctgggCGGCGACATCCAGATCTGGAAGTTTCCGCTGCACCagtcgacgccgacgctgcatgtcgtgctcgagagcgagggcggcacgccgctgcgcctcgcttGGCAGCCCGAACAGACCGggggcctcggcgtgcttgccgcgacgtacgcggaCGGGAGCGTGCGCATTATGCGCGTGCCCGACGAGGAAGCACCGACGGGCATCGCTGCGGACGACGTCCGTGTCCTGCGCCttgcctcggcgtgcttcAGCCTCGACTGGCAaggcgaccgcctcgctACCGGCTGTGTGAacggcgacgtggccgTGTGGGACGTCGCGAGCGACCTCCCCCTCGTGCACGCGCCAGTGCACGACACGCTCGTGAGCGCTGTGCGGTGGCAAGCGCTTCCTCCCGTGACGACGGACGGGATCcccgacgctgcgcagcagccgaCGACGCTCCTCACGCTCGGGTGGGACGGCACGGAGCTCATCTCTGATGTACACTCGATGTACACGCCTGTGCGCCTCGCACACACCCGGGGTACGTTTGCATGCTAATACAGAACCACGGTATGCTGCTGCCTGGGCGCCGTACGGCGGCCTGTTTGCCGTGGACCTCGGTGACAACCACTTTGGAAgcgtgtcgctgcgcacgcacgatGTGGGCCAGCATCATGCGCTCGGCTTCCACCACGGGCGCatcacggcgctcgccgcgtcgtcctgCCATCCGTacgtcgcgagcggcgcgacagACGGCTCGGTCAAGTTTACCaacgtgctcggcgcgggcaaGCGCAAGACAGAGGACGGGAGCCGCGTACGTCGACCGACTTACCCAGGCCATGCACAAGAGTTTCCGCCTCTCGTTCAAAGACGCGCGCTACATCCTCGAGGATACCTTTTACCCCGAAGGCGTCTGGCCGCAGACCGCGACCAAGACTGCGCCCCCGTTCTGGCACGAGTGGGACGCGTCGGTGGCGATTACCGCGCTGGCGTACAGCCCCAAtcccgcgcgcgcgctgctgctcgcgagcggcacggcgctcggcatggcCCGCATCGAGTGGATCTAATCTACACTACATACCCatccgcagcgccgcacgcaccgcccACGCCACCGCACggaagcgcagcgtgcgtggccgcggcggcgccgcaccgtacttgcgcaggaccggcgcgaggtgcgtAAACTGCGTGCATAGGCGCTCATAGAGCCATTCGTGCGCCcgcagcgtctcgcccAGGTAGGCTTtctggccgacgagcgcgcggctgcgTTTGCGCtcctggtcgagctcggcacgcagcgcagcgaggcgcggcttggcgagcgcaagcacctcggcacgcacctcgtccgcgtGGGTCCGACGCTCGTCctggaggcggcgcaggtctGCGCCGTACTGCTccgtgtcgctgcgcacTTCGCGCAGGTGCTGCTCAAAGTGGTGCACCTGCGCCATAatctcgcggcgctcgtcccATAGGTGGTCCTtttcgccgcgcagctgtGCCACCTCGTCGTTCTTGAGCGCGAGTGCGctctgcagcgcctccatctgctcgatgcgcgcgtcgagctcggcttCGCACGcatggcgcgcgtcgcgcgcgacgtctgCATTCTCGTTCGCCTGCGCGTAGCGCTCGGTCgcgatgcgcagctgctcgccgagcacgcggtgctgctgctccatctgcagctgctgcatctcggcggcgcgcacgtccgcctgcgcctgcgcgagcgccgcttggAGCGTGGggcggtcgagcgacgcctcgTGCACCTCGTGCATCGCCTTGGTCTTGGCCTCGAGCTTCGCAtgagcgcgctcgagctcgtcgtgcgtcgccgcaagctgctcctcgaggcggatcTTGCGTACGGACGAGTCCCGCGAGCGCtgcatcgcctcgtcgagcgccgagcgtgcggactgcagctcgtcggtcAGGGCGTGGACCGTCGCctggagcggcgcgagctcctcgagcgcttcgtcggcgtccatcgagacgcacgcacgctgcgacaccgacgcacgcagcgagtGCCCAGACGGCAGCGAAGAGCCAAACGCGGTGCGGCTCGCGTCGTTCAGCGTGTGGCTCGCCTCTGGTCCTGCGCTCGCTTCCGGCACCTTGGcggggcgctcgcgcatcgcaTTGATCACGCCGTGCGCCTGGTTCAGCGCATGCCGCAGCTTGtcgacgcacgcgtcgagcgcctcgccggattgcagcgcacggtccacgtcctcgagcaTCGATTCGTGGCGGTCTTGCAGGGTATCGGTCGTGCGGTCGAGCAGTGCGTCGGACGCGCATGGTgtgggcggcgcctgcaggcgctgctgctgcgcgtcgacaATCGCCTCCAGGtcgcggatgcgccgcttgaggtgcgcctcggccggcgacgacaTGGGCTggggcgcgggcgtcgtAGGCGCCTGCTCACTGTGCTGCGAGACGTCCAGCGGGAGTGTGCTGTGGTCGACGTCGATCTCGTGCGTCTGAATAATGTgaaagagcgcgtcgcactggctcttgagcgcctcgttctCGGCCGCAAGCTGCTTGTTCAGCTTGTCCTGGTACACCACAAGCCGCGCAGGGTCGACGTGCGTCCCGATCGGCTCGTCGTACGTGCCGAGCTGGGGCATGGACAGGTTCGCCGCATTCGCATTCGACACGACGAGCGGctccgacgacgagctcgtatcggacggcgcgtacgacgtgcgcagcagcgattgcgtgcgcaccgtgtacggcgtcgagtgcgtcgagcgcgaggaaaGCAGGGCAGAGCGCTCGGTCGCATTAGACGCGTGCCCTGGCgtggcgcgcatcgagccgtgcgacagcgagcgcgaggtaTCGCGGCGCGAACGCGCcgacacgcgcgacgcgtcgcgcgccgaggcctgCGAGGTATcgtgcgagcgctgcgagcgcatcgagcgcagcgacgcgtcgcgctgcgagcgtgccgaggctTTGGAGGTATCGTGCGAGCCACGCGACGTATCCGGGATAGCCTCGGGGCTGGGAgagacgcgcggcgcggcaggcggcgcggcggcgcggtctTCAGACGCTTCCGAGAGCTCGCTTGCGGACTGCGACATGTCGAGGCTCGAGTCCTCGAGGGATACCATCGGCTGGCGGAACGAGCGCGAACGATCCATCGAGCGGCGGTCCATCGACAGGTCCATCGACATGTCGGAGCGCCCCGCGATCGAGCGTGTGCTCCGCTCCGCCTTGATTGGCGACTCTTCGTCGTCTGCCGACTCGCCCGATGCGTggacgcgcggcggagAAGAAACAGGCGACGTGCGTTTGTGCATGacggtcggcgaggcgcccgttccccgcgacgtcggcgagtcCGGCGCAGACGCCTCCGAGGTCGATGCTTCGTCGTCTGCAgcacgcagcacgcggctatcgtcctcggcgtcggcgctcgcgtccTGCGAGTCCTGCGAGGCCTTCATCGAGACGTGCAGCGACTGCGAGTCGTCCAGCATGCGCTCGTTGAGCTCGTCGATATTCActgcgagctcgtcgtgcgTCTCGACCTGCGGCGGGACCACCGGATCGGCATCccggtgcagcgccggcaGCTCACTCACGCTGTCCTGGAAGCTCGAAGCATAGTCGGTTTGGTCGGCGTACGAATtcgcgtgcggcgacgcgcgccgcgcaacgCCGGGGATAGAAAAGTCGTCCGAGTCATCAAACAAGTTCTGGTCAATCCTGTCCTGGACATTCGACGAGACGTCGATCCCCAGATCCATggccgctcgtcgccccGTCGTAGCGCAACGCCTCCACGAAGTTGACGCGCCTCCCCCGCGACGCGTCTGTCACGTGACATCGACCACCACCATGCCGGCGGTGGCCTGGAGTGCGGATACGCGtgtcgcggcgcctgcgccggatgcgccgctgTCTGGTCCACAAGGAGAGGAAGGCTCTGTCCCAAAtacgccgacgacgtctGTGCCGCATGAGTCTGCAGAGAGCACACAGGCCGGCCAAGGCACGTCAGGCGCACAGGCCGCACCAGATGCGCCCCAAGGCAAGTGGGTCGCAGCCGAGGATGCCGCCGAGTGGAATAGCCTGCTGATATGGGCACGGAGGCAGCGTGGGCCGCAATGGGATACCGGGACGGGCGTGTACGTTTTTTTAATTTCGGCTGACGCAGTTGGCAAGTGCCGCATGGGAGTGAGCAGTACTATGGGTAGGTTTCTTTTTTTTTCTGACGTAGCTTTTCGATGCGCGAGCATGGCCAGCCTGAAGTGTAATGTTGCCAAGCCACCTCCAAACGAGTTGGGAACGCATGTACAACAGTAGAAGCAAAAAAAAGTTGCCCGCACCCCGAGTCGAACGAGGGATCTCTCCATGTACTATGAAATACAAGTGGAGTGCGTTAACCACTGCGCCATACGGGCATAATTGCAGAATTCCTATCGGTTTGTACTTACTTCAACAGGGCGACGTTTCCACGCGGTTTCCTCCACCATGCGCGACTGGACGTgggaggagctgcgcgatgTTTTTCAGGCGCGCGGCTACCACAAGACGCCGCTGAGCGTCGAGAGACTCGATGAAAAGAACAAGAATGTGCTCCTGCAGATTATGCGCACGCTCATgaacgagcgcgaggaagACGCacaggtgcgcgagcgcctcctcgcgcgcaacCAGGAGctggagcggcgcgtgcagacgacgcagcgcacgacCAAGCACGCGTCGGACAAGACACAGAATGTCGAGAACCGCTTGCACACGATCGAGTCGCGGCTGCAGTACGTATACTTGCGCTGACCCAGAAACGCACACCGCGCACTGGCCGACGAACAGGCCGCGCACAaagcgacgcgcgagcagctcggccgcgcacgcaagCAGATGCTGCAGATGAAGGCGGCTACGGCACAGCACCGCACTGCGACCGACCGCCGCtcggagcgcctgcgcgagcgcatgaCGACGCTTTCCCTCTCGAACctcaaggcgctcgtgccggaTATCCGCATCGCGAGCCCCGCGTTTGTCGCGAAATCGACcacgcccgaggccgagattgccgagcagcagctctCGGCCACGGAGCAAAAGAACCTCGCGCTGATGGACGCGACACACGCGCTCAAGAAACTCGCGGCGGATGCGCTCACGTCGCTGCACCAGGCCGATGTGCGTCTGCAAAAGATTAtcgaggtcgaggtgccgcacgaggcgcgcggcgcgcgcgagggcggcgagccgcagctcgcgcagctcttCCCCCCGCTGCGCCCGCTTGTGGTGGACGATACAGAAGAGACGCATCCTGCACGCAAGCGTCTGCACACCTtgtcgcgtgcgctgcaagAGCACGTTGCTCAGCTGTCCCAGTGGGCTGCGCTGAGCCATGTGCGGAGCGAGTATACCCccgcggagcgcggcgcggcgcccgtgTCGCCGACCCCTgcggacctcgccgaggtccagCAGGTCGAGGCCGATCTGCTGCTGCCCGGcaagcggcggcgtgtgAGCGAATCGTAGATTCTATAGACTATGCCTCGGCCGGGTCATTGAGCGAGGAGATGACCGCCTTGTATGTCTTCTGGTTGTGTTTGCGCGACTTGTGGTGGCGGCCGCGGTGGGAAATGCGCTGCACAAACTTGATGAATTGCAGGAGCGGTTGCGTAAAGTACGACTCAAAGACGAAGCACGCAATGGTGTTTACGACGACGATCGCAAACAGCTCCCAGTGGAAGGCCATCGGGAACGgcacgaggccgagcagaTTAAAGAAGAAGCCCGACTGGACAAAGAGGAAAAAGGTCGAGAgcatgccgagcacggTGAGCGACGCAAGGAGCATCGGGTTTGTATAGATCGGCTTGCGGAACGGCGGCCCGACGCTAAACACGGCCGCGACCGTGATGTACTGGAACGAGGACACGAGGAAGATGGCCGAGTTCTCTGCATTGACCACGTTCAGCTCGTCGGGGTTCAGCGGGGCGGGCTCGTACCAGTCCTGGCGGCGCGTGAGCCAGAACGTAAAgacctgcgcaagcgaGCAGATGACGACCTGCCCCATCATCGACAGCAGCACCTTTTTCGAGACGAGGTTCGCTGTCGGCCGCTTGACGTGTAGGGTGGGGTAgggcagcgtgcgcgccatcGCCACGGCGACCGGAAGGATGATAAACAGGTCAATGTACAGGAACTGGAAGTCGCCGAGACTGCTTGCGAGGTTGTACAGAATCGTGATCGAGGTGAACTGGATCAGACTGTACAGCGCCATGTACTTGAAGCATGAGAAGGATgtgacgagcgccgcacggccctCTTTGATCACCTCGATCACGCACGAAATGTcggggcgcgtcgaggtgaagggcgcggcgaccgacgcctcggcctcggagAGCGAGATACCAATATCGGCGGCCTTGAGCGCACCGCAGTCGTTCGCACCGTCGCCGCACATGCCGACCGTGTAgccgagctcctggagGCGGTCGACCAAGTCGTGTTTCTCGTCGGGCGACATGCGCGCAAAGATGGTGCCCTTGATGAGCATTCGGCGCACAATCTCGATCGGCGCATAGTCGGTCATCCACCGGAAAACGTCGCCGGTGACCACGAGCTCGTAGTCGAGCACGCTAAAGTCGCCCATCTCGGTCGAGCTCGGATCGAGATCGCGCGGCTTGAGCGTGTCGGGGTTGAGCTGCGtacgctcgtcgtcggtgcTCGTCcagtcgagcacgacgtcgTTCGGCTGCTcgggcgagccgcgcgcaaAGGTGCCGAGGaacgtcgtcgtcgactgGCCCAGCATGCcgcactcgcgcgcgacactcacggccgtgcgcgggTTGTCGCCCGTCACCATCTTGCAGCCGATATTCGCGTGGcggagcgtcgcgatgGCCGGCGCGGAGCCCGGCTTGAGCTTGTTCTCAAAGATGATCAGGCCCAGGAACTGCAGGTCGCTCTCGGCCTTTTCGCGAggcatgcgctgcgcctcgacccACGAGAGACCCGGCAGCGACTTGCCCGCGCACGCGATCACGCGGTAGCCGTGCTGGGTATAGTACGAGAGGAGATCGTCAAAGTCGTCCGGGAGGGACGACTTGTCGCAGatgtcgacgagcgcttCCGGCGCGCCCTTGACGTAGACCTCCATCGtgggcgagcgcagctGCTTTACAACCACACtcatgcggcgcagcgaaGAGACAAAGTCAAAGGTGCGGATCACAcccagctcgaggaacGGCTCGGCGTCGGGAAGCGCGCCCGCCTCGAACGCGGGGCCGCCCGACGGGCGCACGACCgtctgcacgagcgcaggcgggcgctcctcgccgctcggcgcggcgtcgatcgAGGTCTGGacgtcgtcgccctcgtcaATCGCCCAGCCGGTAAATTCAAACATCTTGACGTCGAGCGGGTCGCCAATCACCTCGCCGTTCACCACCTTTAGCGCGTGGCACGTCGTGAGCGCatggaggaggacgagcggACTGTCGCTtgcggccgacgtcgggACCTCGTCGGTGGCCTGGTGCAGCTCGCTAAACTGGTGCGCGGCATCAatggtgcgcacgccgagcacgtcgaggccgtCCTCGGTGAGCGTGCCGGTCTTGTCGAAGCACACGACATTCACCTTGCCGCCCATGTtgacgcgcgtcggcgagatgCAGAACACGCCctggcggcgcaggcgcacaaTCGCAAACGCCGTGCCGATGCTCATCGTCGCCGGCAGCGCAGGCGGCACGACGACCGTCACGAGATCGAGCACGCGGATGAGCAGCGTGCTCCACGCGATGCCGAGCTTGACAAAGTTGATCGTGTTCAGGCAGAGGCCCACGGCGGCGATGCATGCAAGGAAGCCAATGAAGCGGAACGAGTCGCGGTAGAACTTGAAGCCCATCGGCTTCGGGAAGAGCATGCCACGCACGAGCGAGCCCTTGGTCGTCTGGAagccggtgcgcacgacgatcgccttggcgctcgtctcctccgcgccggcgaccgGGCGGATGCGGATGACCTTGGTGCCGGCAAAGAGAAagtggcgcgcgaggtgcgtcgcgaggtcgctgcgcgtcgtctgcagcgtgtgcacggccgcctcggtgaTCGGCTGCTTGCTGATCGGCACGCTCTCGCCGGTGAGCATGCTCTCGTTGACGATCGCGTCGCCAGTGAGCAGCACGCTGTCCGCCGGGAGCACAGAGAGGTTggcgtccgccgcgtcATACACGTCGCCCGGCACCAGCTCGCTGCTCTCGACCATCGACCACTGCccgtcgcgcaggacgcgcacGTAGCACACGAAGCGGTTCAtctcgcgcatgcgcttgATCGTCTTTTTcgtctcgacgagcgtcgaAAAGATGCTCCCGACAGAGATGGCTGCGATACAGAACGCATAGTAGTAGTAGTCGTCCAAGCTCCAGAGCGCAATCGAGACGATCTGGAAGATGTAGAAGGGATGCAGCACCTCGCCTACCAGCAGCTCCCACGTCGTCTTGCCGGTGATCTCGATCACGTTGGCGCCAaagaccgccgcgcgctccttctccaggtcggcacgcagcccCCTCTGCATCGCCCCCGACGAGGTCCACGCAGTGTCGCGCCAGTCCTTGATCGTGCGGAAGCGCCCGCTGGGCGGGTGCAGGAGGAAGCGTGTGTAGCGGTACTCAAACatgcgcaggtcgacgacctCTTCGGCATCCCCCTCGTCCTCAAGCGGGTCCTGGAGCATCGCCTGGTACTGCGCGTGGGTGCACGGCGGatcgcgcgacgaggcggggAACACCGCACGGAGCGGGCGCGCAAACGGCACAAGCATAAACGACTCCTGGCTGAGGTCGCCCCACTGGTTCTCGACCACGACAaactcggcgtgcgcaaagTCGCACTCGCGCAAGAGGTACTGCAGGCGCCACTTGGGGAACCAGAGCacaaggagcgcgaggatgccgagcgtgagcacgcacgcgacgtGGTAGAGGAGCATGcggtcggtgcgcacggtgTAGCCCGTGATGCGGATGAGCGTGTCCTCGTCCGCAAGGTAGATCTGCTGCTTGTCGCGGCAGGACTTGTCGAGCCACACGCTCTtttgcgcctcgtcctcgaccggcgccggcccctcgtcgaggagcggcgcggcatccGGAAAGTCTTTGAGGTGCACCGGcttggcgccgagcgcgggaTCGTCGAACGGCGCCTCGTtctcgtcgtgctcggcaaacGGCTCCTCGTACGTGCCAAAGACGTTGGGGATCatgcggctcggcgagtcgcggcggcgcgacgaggtcgacgagcggtCGCTCTCGCCCTCGCTGTactcttcgtcgtcgtcgctgcgcggctCCTCGCTGTACTCGTCGGTaagcgcctgctcgtccCACGGCTCTTCCTCGCCACGGATCGTCGCAAAGAAGGAGCCGATAATGCCATTCTGCGCCGGCTcgccctgcgcctcgtcccgCGGACGGTAGGCGCGCTTGCGGTACGAGATCGCACTCGCCGTGTGCGATGCGTTCGAGCCGGTACGctcgctcgtcggcgacggctcGCGCGAGTGCGCAGCACTGTcccggcgacgccggccgcggccgcggcgctgccgccgcgagtACGTCTGGAACGACGGGCGCGCCATGACGTGGTGCATACTCGACAcagagctcggcacgccttCAGCGGCCGGGCCGTCAAAGATCGCACTGTGGTCGTCATAGCTGCCCACCTGCGAGtcccgccggcgccgccgcatcgggACGCCGGCCGGCCGCTCCTGCGACGAGGCCCACTCCTGCGCCTCCTGCAGCTCACGCTCGTCAAAGAACGACATCGAGGATGCTGCACTCGAggcacgcgcacggcgcggcatCGCAAACGGCGCCTGGtactgcgcctcggccagctcCGCGGGTCGGTCGTCCATGGCGAAGGAGGGTTAGTCAGCACCGGGCTCCTTCTCACCATGTCGCGCCACCGTGCGGT
This region of Malassezia japonica chromosome 8, complete sequence genomic DNA includes:
- a CDS encoding uncharacterized protein (COG:S; EggNog:ENOG503Q372); protein product: MPRVKREGSEEARAPKRVRGKNRTGGDVASLLKLHGIQARAVVNVAWPEAGRASLVETDVGPEAAFLARTPTRDKLVDVAWRPPVHWNAWQETPEPVRRRMELRNAAPIPLSVGSEAVHLAPYEAVSLPDPKSDRKVHLLDTGGHIYDMAWAPQADADNAEWLAIARAPDRTTRSLVDAPLLGGDIQIWKFPLHQSTPTLHVVLESEGGTPLRLAWQPEQTGGLGVLAATYADGSVRIMRVPDEEAPTGIAADDVRVLRLASACFSLDWQGDRLATGCVNGDVAVWDVASDLPLVHAPVHDTLVSAVRWQALPPVTTDGIPDAAQQPTTLLTLGWDGTELISDVHSMYTPVRLAHTREPRYAAAWAPYGGLFAVDLGDNHFGSVSLRTHDVGQHHALGFHHGRITALAASSCHPYVASGATDGSVKFTNVLGAGKRKTEDGSRAMHKSFRLSFKDARYILEDTFYPEGVWPQTATKTAPPFWHEWDASVAITALAYSPNPARALLLASGTALGMARIEWI
- a CDS encoding uncharacterized protein (EggNog:ENOG503P8XK) → MPAVAWSADTRVAAPAPDAPLSGPQGEEGSVPNTPTTSVPHESAESTQAGQGTSGAQAAPDAPQGKWVAAEDAAEWNSLLIWARRQRGPQWDTGTGVWQVPHGSEQYYGFSMREHGQPEV
- a CDS encoding uncharacterized protein (EggNog:ENOG503P6EU; COG:S) produces the protein MRDWTWEELRDVFQARGYHKTPLSVERLDEKNKNVLLQIMRTLMNEREEDAQVRERLLARNQELERRVQTTQRTTKHASDKTQNVENRLHTIESRLQNAHRALADEQAAHKATREQLGRARKQMLQMKAATAQHRTATDRRSERLRERMTTLSLSNLKALVPDIRIASPAFVAKSTTPEAEIAEQQLSATEQKNLALMDATHALKKLAADALTSLHQADVRLQKIIEVEVPHEARGAREGGEPQLAQLFPPLRPLVVDDTEETHPARKRLHTLSRALQEHVAQLSQWAALSHVRSEYTPAERGAAPVSPTPADLAEVQQVEADLLLPGKRRRVSES
- a CDS encoding uncharacterized protein (COG:G; EggNog:ENOG503NVM3; TransMembrane:12 (i93-111o142-159i166-185o191-216i228-249o261-285i338-356o368-392i404-425o437-457i469-490o502-522i)), with the translated sequence MPRILQPGEFEQSLDESDGFRTDSSLDGLDDEKREKASAELSDFHIFQNNTLVDHWAGVYDKSEYEGRHRFDPSFTWTKQEERELVWKLDTRLMLLVWVMFFSLDLVRHNLNRSLASRSEKHGGNILEEVGLSQNDINHGMLAFYLSFLCMELPSGLISKRLGPEVWVPTQIIAWSIVCACQSAITNKAGFYITRVFLGITQGGFIPDMCLYLTYFYTSKEMNVRMSFFYTVLGASQIIGSFLSVGFMQLNGLNGWAGWRYLFALDSVISGVIGLLAIFLMPATITKTTTFAIRKPWFTDREEKILVNRLLRDDPTKGDMNNHQSVTWRGLWNCLKDYDGWVIYALAFLVLIPYQPPQTYLSYILSDLGFNTLMSNLLAIPGMVLFMANALWMAQLATRFRARAWTSALTNAWVFPCLVALLCIPQKQDYYWNWVRYGLYSLVTAVPYPLPSIVGWVSENAYSVQTRTISLCFLNITAQIGSIAATFVYTDGDQPFYLRGNTAMAVLAGVSVVQCVLTPLYFTARNRYKAKKWAQLSPDEQQAYAVHSRDFGPRRLDTRLAT